In Rhinoderma darwinii isolate aRhiDar2 chromosome 9, aRhiDar2.hap1, whole genome shotgun sequence, the following are encoded in one genomic region:
- the LOC142661091 gene encoding thyrotropin-releasing hormone receptor-like, which yields MENGSKFDSPTNISLANKDLVSSMIEYKAISVFLVLLICGVGIIGNIMVVLVVFITRDMRTPTNCYLVSLAVADLMVLVAAGLPNVSDSLAGTWVYGHAGCLGITYFQYLGINASSCSITAFTVERYIAICHPMKAQTVCTVSRAKRIIAIVWFFTCIYCMLWFFLVDIQVNKNQQVECGYKVSRNLYLPIYFTDFAIFYVIPLFVATILYGLIGRILFLSPIPNHPESTTERWREKSSKEKNGAESDSNKMNNRNRPKGALSSRKQVTKMLAVVVVLFALLWMPYRTLVLVNSFVENPYLDPWFLLFCRICVYANSAINPVIYNLMSQKFRTAFKRLCKCGQVETQRRNMYMTTTSYSMVRDPTNARPEKKEKPSLENPTIVPSQSDKPKVEGELYYSVV from the exons ATGGAGAACGGCAGCAAATTCGACAGCCCAACCAACATCTCCTTGGCCAACAAAGACTTGGTGTCCAGCATGATCGAGTACAAAGCCATCTCTGTGTTTCTTGTCCTCTTGATTTGTGGTGTTGGTATAATAGGGAACATCATGGTGGTCCTGGTGGTCTTTATAACTCGGGACATGAGAACCCCAACCAATTGCTACTTGGTCAGCTTGGCGGTGGCTGACTTGATGGTCCTGGTGGCCGCTGGATTGCCCAATGTATCAGACAGCCTGGCTGGAACGTGGGTATATGGGCACGCTGGATGTCTCGGGATAACCTACTTCCAGTATTTAGGGATCAATGCCTCCTCCTGTTCCATCACGGCCTTTACTGTGGAAAG ATACATTGCAATTTGCCACCCTATGAAAGCGCAGACGGTGTGCACGGTGTCCCGCGCCAAGCGCATCATTGCCATCGTCTGGTTCTTCACGTGCATTTACTGCATGTTGTGGTTCTTCCTCGTGGACATTCAAGTGAACAAGAACCAACAGGTGGAATGTGGATACAAGGTCTCCCGTAACCTCTACCTGCCCATTTACTTCACCGACTTTGCTATATTTTACGTCATCCCTCTGTTCGTGGCCACCATCTTGTATGGGCTGATCGGTCGGATCTTGTTTCTCAGTCCAATCCCCAATCACCCCGAGAGCACCACAGAGAGATGGAGGGAGAAAAGCAGCAAGGAAAAGAACGGGGCCGAATCCGACAGCAACAAGATGAACAATCGTAATCGGCCCAAGGGGGCGCTGTCCTCAAGGAAACAG GTCACCAAGATGTTGGCGGTGGTGGTCGTCCTCTTTGCTCTTCTCTGGATGCCCTACCGGACTTTAGTTCTAGTGAACTCCTTTGTGGAGAATCCGTACCTAGACCCCTGGTTTCTCCTGTTCTGCCGCATCTGTGTTTACGCCAACAGTGCCATCAACCCTGTGATCTACAACCTCATGTCACAGAAGTTCCGCACGGCTTTCAAGAGGTTGTGTAAGTGCGGCCAAGTGGAGACCCAGAGAAGGAACATGTACATGACCACCACCAGCTACAGCATGGTGAGGGACCCCACTAACGCCAGGCCGGAGAAGAAAGAGAAGCCATCACTAGAGAACCCAACCATTGTACCCTCACAATCCGACAAGCCAAAGGTGGAAGGGGAATTGTATTATAGTGTTGTGTAA